Within Oscillospiraceae bacterium, the genomic segment ATTAATAACCGACCGCTCGGAAAGGCCTTTTGCACGGGCGGTGCGGATATAGTCCGAATTGAGAACTTCAAGCATATTGGTGCGGGTATAACGCATCAGGAAACCGATGCTGACAATGGTCAGCGTCAGCACGGGGAGAAGAAAATGCGCCGAGACATCCATCGCCTGCCCTAAACCTGTCATCTGGTCATGGAAGCGGCTGACCTTACCGACGGGCTCAAGCCAATTGAGTTTAAATGCAAAAACCAATTTCAAGAGCGTCGCAAAGAAAAACGAAGGAAGCGAAATGCCGACGAGAGCGAATACGGTGACCGAATAATCGGTCCTGCTGTATTGTTTCCGTGCGGCTATAATTCCGAGCGGGATAGCAATGACTAGTTCCAAAATCAAAGAAGCAAATCCGAGATAAAAAGAATCCCAAATGACATCTTTGAACTTATCCACGACGGGTACGTTATAAACCCACGAGACGCCGAAATCACCTTTTAAAAGCGACCCGCCAATCCAGGCGAAAAAGCCCTCAAGGATGGAGCCGTTCATTTTATAGACTTCTTTCAATTGCGCCAAAACCTCGGTATAGCTCTTGCTTCCGGGTTTATTGGAGAGTTCACGTGCAACCGATTCAATATACGAAGTCGGTAGACAGCGAAGAATGGTATAGATAATCAAAGCGACGATGAAGAGAATGATTGCGCTCAACAACAGGCGTCTTACTAAAAACTTCCACATTTGTGCGTTTTCTCCTTGCAAACAGGATAGAATCTTCCGGAAAGCGCGGTCTAAGAGGAAAGCCCACCGTCAGGCGGGCTTTCCTCAATAGATAATAACTGAATAAACCGCAGGGTTTTATTTGGCTTCGTAGACCTCAAGAGTTTCGATATCGCTCATCCAGCCCCAATATGTCGTGATATCCGGCGTAACCGTTTCGATGTTGACACGTTCGGTGCTGAAGACGATAATATTCTGTCTCTGATAAGACGGAACTTCAACTGCCCAATCGAGGATGATGTCCAGGCAAGCCTTATAGGTCGCTTTTCTGAACGCCTGATCCGCGCTTGCACGGGCGTCAACGATCGACTTATCCAAATCGGCATCGTTGATATGGTAGTGGTTGGAATCAGAGCCGCCTTTACCGACAATACCGGAGCTGTGATAGACCTGGTACATATCCGGGTCGATGGTGGCTTGCCATGCAGCCGTCCAGATTTCCTGGGTTCCGGCGTCAAGGCGATCCCAAAGGATCGAAGAATCAGCCAGGTCGGAAACCGTCAGTGTAATGCCGATGGTTCCGAGCGCAGCGGCTGCGTTGGAAAGCACCTGGAAGTTCGGGTGATCGCCGATGCCGTCGCCGGGGATCAGGGCTTCATAAGTGAGTTTGGCACCTTCGGGCGCTGCGGTGAATTTACCGGTGGCATCGTTGAAAGTATAACCGGCCGCTTTCAGGAAGCCGATTGTAGCTTTGAGCGCCGCAGCATATCTGGCTTCGGCATCCATTGCGGAAGTATAGATGTCTTTTCCGTCGACATCTTTAGAGAACGCAACCGCATAATCGGCATCCGATTTTTGCGGAGCAGCCCAGGAGGTGTTGGAAATCGGATAGTTAATGACTGCGGCCGCATCGCCGTAATAGCTGTTGATGGCGACGTCGCGATAAACGGCAAGCAGAGTTGCGATACCTTTTCTAAGATTCTTGGAAGCGGCGGAAGAACCATCGGTGCCGACTTTGATTGTATCTGCATTCATGCCGATATAGCCGTAGCCGAGGTTGTCGACGGAGTTGGTCGTGAGGACCGTGCCGTTGAGCTCGCCGCCGTTGATATCACGAATCTGCTGGAACTTGGTCTTGCTGCCGCTCGGGTTGGAAACGTCGACAGCGCCGGATTGAATCGAGGTGATCTTGTCGGCTTCGCCGACTTCTTTGAACTGGATGTATTGAAGTTTCGGGCAGCCTTTGTAATAATTCGGATTTGCTTCGAAATAGACAACTTTATCTTCGAACTTCACGAACTTATACGGGCCTGCACCCACCGGATTGGAGGTCTTTGCCTGAACACCGGAGAGATCGCCGAAGGGGAAGCCGAACTTATTATTGGCGTAATCATACTGGGCCTTGTCGCCGTAATAATGCAGCGGGGTAACGGAGATGCCGAGAATGGAGTAAATCGCCGGAGCTTCGTAACCGGTGGTAGTTACTTCAATCGTATAATCGTCGATCTTCTTGATGCCCGCGATGTTCGGAACGCCCTGTCCGCCCATGCTTTCGTCTTTGGGACCGTATTCGCTGATGAACTTGGCGGAAGCGGTACCGAGAACGTCGGATTCATCAGCTGCTTCGGTGGTAAAATAAGCAACCGGATCGCCCTTATATTTCGCATATGCTTCTTCATAGTAATTTTCAATAGTGGGATAAACGCCATTCTTAATGTCAAATGTCTTGCCGGAAAGAGTCGTCAAAACGCCGTCTTTCACTTCGCCGAATCCCCAAATCGCAATACCGAATGTAATCTGAAGACCAGGAGTCGCAGTGATTTCATCAACTGTCTTACCGGTCATGGCTTCGCCGTAAGTGACTCCGTTGCCGGAATCGGCGCTGACATAATTGGCCATGCAATAGTCGACGATTGCCTGGACATCTTCGGTCCAAACCGATTTAACGAGTGCCCAGAAACCATCTTGCTGTGCCTGAGACCAGGTGTCTGTCGCTGCCCAGACATGAGTCGGACCCGCGGCATAGATATCCGCAGCCATCTTCTCATATTTGGCATAGACCTCATCGGTCGTCTGGGTCTGATAATTCTGCAGACCGACGATGCCGTAAGAGGACAAAGTGGTGGAGCCGACATAGGTCGGGTCGCAGAGAACATAATATGTGAAAATAATGTCATCTGCAGTCAACTTTTCGCCGTCGGAGAATTTCACGTCGTCTCTGATTTTGGCTTGGTAAGTAGTCGAACCATCGGCGTTTTGAGTGACTTTCAGATCGGAAATGCCCTTATATGTATATTCGGTTCCGTTATAAGAGATTTTCTCGCCTTCAATCGCTTTATAAACAATACCGCCGGTTCTGTCTGTTGTCATCAAGGAGACCTGCGTCAATGAGACAACGTCTGTATCCATGGCTGTGTCGGAAAAGAAGGGGCTGAATTTTCCGCTGAAGGGATCATACGCAACGACCAATGGTGTTTTAATCGTCGCTTTTTTCGGAAGGGCAGAGCAGCCGGCAATCATGCCGAGGCACATTACGACCGCCAGTGCGATTCCCAAGACACGCTTGAGGGACAATTTCATCAAGACCTACCTCCAATTCATAATTCAACTTTACAATTCTGATAAAGTTTGTGTGATTGTACCATAGAGCTCGTAAAAAGTCAACAGGTTTTTATGGAATGGTACGAAATGTCACATATTCATCACATAAAAGGCGTATTTATTTATATTTGTAACGAGCTTTAACAAGAAAAATTCACAAAATTATATAATTCGAATGGATATCATTGACAAGCCGAAGCGGAAATGATATTATTCCGTTTATATAATTATATAAAAAACGGAGGTGCCCCGCAAAGTGAAGAAAGAAAATACATATCCTGTGGGGAAAACGATCAATCGGCTGATAAAACATCTCGGAGCGGTGGACAAACCTCTTTGGGGTTATTTTATTCTATATACTTTCTTTGCCGGCATATACCCGATTTTAGCCGTAATTCTGCCTAAACTTTTAATCGGCGAATTAATTACTTCAAATCCCCGGATTATTCATATTATTTTTATCGTTTTTAGCTTTTTGGGAGCGGCATCGCTGTTCGGATATCTGAAAAGCGTCCTATACGGCATCACCTATCCGCGAATGACGATGATCCGAATTGAATATCTGCGGGATATGGCCGTCAAACTGATGACAATGGATTACAAATATTGTGAGGACGCCTCTTTTAATGAGGAGAACGGTAAGGCTTTTGATTCAACAAGCAGCAATATGAACGGAATCGAGGGCGTTTATCATAAATTATTTGAAACGCCTGCGATTTTCTTGACTTCAATCTCTTTTATCGTCTTTATCGGCATGCTGGATATTTGGATTTTGGTCGCGCTGCTTGCTAATGTCGGAATGGTATATTTAATCGGCCGGTTCGGGCATTTTTTTCAATACAATAAACGTTCCGAGTTAAAACACGGAGAGCGCAGGATCCGATATTACGATACCACAACACATGATTTTTCTTATGGTAAAGACATCCGGCTTTATAATTTTCGCAGCCGCATTTCAAAGAATTTTGAAACCGAAATCCGTGGGTATACCGATATCTGGCGATCGATTAAAAACCGTGAATACGGACTCGGATTTTTCGGATTGCTGACTCTGCTCATCAGCGATGTTGCGACTTACGGTCTTTTAATCGTGAAAATGAGGGCTGGAATGTCTATCGCCGATTTCTCTATGTATCTTGCGGCAATGGTCTCCCTATCGGGTTTATTGAAAACGCTGATTGACAATGTGACCTTCGTTATTAACGAGGGCCAGTATGCCCATGACCTTTTCGTGTTCCTGGATAAGGACCTCGGGGAAAAGGGCGGCGATCTGCCCGCGGTGAAAAATGACGCGCTGGAGATCGAATTCAGAGACGTGAGCTTCAAATATCCCAAAACTGATCGCTATATCTTCGAACATTTGAATTTAATAATCAGAAAGGGCGAGCGTTTGGCGGTCGTCGGCATCAACGGAGCCGGTAAAAGCACGCTGGTCAAACTGATGCTGGGTTTATTCCAGGTTACAGAGGCAGAAATTTTAATCAACGGAAGGCCGTTGAATGATTATAATCGGCTTGCGCTCTGGTCGATGTTCTCGGTGGTTTTTCAGGATATCAACATTCTTGCGTTCACTGTAAAAGAAAATGTCGCCTGCCGCTCCGACGGGATTGATGAGCATCGGGTAAAAGCGGCAATAGACAAGGTCGGATTATCGGATAAAATCGGAAGCTTCGCAAAAGGTCTCGATCAGATGATGTTAAAGATCATCGAAGAAGATGGCGCGCTGTTATCGGGCGGAGAGAGCCAAAAGCTTGTGATTGCCCGGGCGCTTTATAAAGATGCCAATATGGTGATTATGGACGAGCCGACCGCAGCGCTGGATGCGCTGGCTGAGGCCGAAATATATGAGGACTTCAGTCATCTGGTCAAAGGCAAGACGGCTGTGTATATCTCTCATCGGCTTGCAAGCACCAAATTCTGCGATAAAATCGCCTTGTTTGACATCGATGGTCTGTGTGAATACGGCAATCACGCAGAACTGATGCAGAAACGCGGAAGTTATTATAAGATGTTCACGGTACAGGGGAAATACTACAGAGAAGGAGCCTCTGTGAATGGATGAGAAAAAGCGCAGGCGCGGGCAAAACCTCAAAATGCTGATTTTGTTTTTTTCTCTGGCTTGGAAAATCTCTCCGGCTTATATTTTGATTTTAATCGCGAACGCTGTGATCGGGGGCGGTCAGGTGCTTGCGAACGTCATTCTGCCAAAGTTTTTGGTCGAGGAGCTCGTAGGGCAGATGCGCTCACGTGAATTGTTAATATTCGCCGGGATTATTATCTGCGGAAATCTGCTGTTTGCCTTTTTAAATAACACGGTCAAACGTCTGTTGGATGTAAGAAATATTTATGTGCGCCATAGCTTGTCGCGGGCAATGGCTGATAAAATCATGAATATCGAATACGGACATCTCGAAGATCCCTATTATCTCGATTTAAAAGAACGCGGTGTCTTCGCCATCAACAACCAATCAGCCCTTGAAAATTTAATTAACAGTGCGGCGACAGCGCTTAAAAGCGCGGTAACTTTAATCGGCCTGATGACAGTCATGTTCACGCTGAGTTGGGTGCTGGTGTTGCTGCTTTGCACGGCACTCGCCACGACTTTATTATTCAATAGAAATTTTAAAAAATATCAACTTAAATTCTTTGAACAACTGCTCCCGGTCAACCGGCGCTACGGTTATTATGTCGGGCTGACTTTTGATGATAAGATTCAAAAGGACGCGCGGCTTTATAACATGGCGCCGATGATTACCGACCGGATCACTTATTATAATGCCGATATTAATAATTGGTTTACGAAATTCAACCGGCGCTACGGGCGTTTTAGCGGACTTGTCGGCATTATAGGCGATCTTCAGGCTGCGCTTGCCTACGGTTATGTCGGAATTCGGGTAATTACAGATAAACTGGGTTCGAGAATCGGTCTCGGTTCATTTACAATGTATGTTTCGTCGGCAATCAGCTTTTCAACCACCTTTACACAGCTTGGAAACAGTGTTATCACCATCAACCAGATGCTCGGTTACCTCGATCCGTTCTTTGAATTCATGCGCATCCCCGACCAAAGAGAAACAGGCGGGCATGTCGTCTTTGAGGACGGAATTAAAAGCATAGAGTTTATTAACGTCACCTTCACTTATCCCAAGTGCGAAAAACCTGTTTTAAAAAACATCTCTTTCAAGATCGAAGGCGGCGAAAAAATTTCGATTGTCGGCCTAAACGGAGCAGGCAAGACAACGCTGATTAAATTGCTTTGCCGACTGTATAAACCCGATTCCGGCATGATTAAAATCAACGGCATGAATATTTTCGAATATGACCATGAAAGCTATTTGGCGCGCATCGCAGCGGTATTTCAGGATTATCGCCTCTTCGCATTCGGCATCGACGAAAATATTACCTGCAAGCCCAGCGGAACCGATGATATTTCTATTGACAATCTGCTGACGCAAGTCGGCCTAAAAGATAAGATCGAATCTCTGCCGAACGGCATCAAGACAACGTTAGGCAAGGCTTATTCACCTGATGGCGTCGAGCTTTCGGGTGGTGAGAGCCAAAAAGTGGCCATCGCCCGTGCGCTGTATAAAAACGCATCGTTTATTATCCTCGACGAACCGACTTCTGCGCTGGATCCGCTCGCTGAGGCGGATATCTATGCCAACTTCAATAAGCTCGTCGGGGATAAAACAGCGTTTTACATCTCTCACCGGATGTCGAGCAGTGTCTTCTGTGACCGGATACTGATCCTTCAAGACGGTATGGTAGCTGATTTTGACACTCACACCGCCCTGATGGCTAAAAAAGACAGTTTATATTTCAAGCTTTTTAATTCACAAGCGGAAAATTATAAAGAATGATATAATATTCATATTGGGTTATAAAAATGAATTATTGAATATTGTCGATTTTGGAATAAAAATAGGTATATTTTTTCCTACTCGCCGAACACTATAGACGACTCTCGGCTGGGAGGTTGATCTCATGATTGGTGATCCTAAGAAAGACCCGAAAAAGCGCAGCCGGTCTCACGGCGTCGAAGGAAATATCGCGATGTTTACGATGAATACAACGGCGTCGGCGAATGAGATGACCGGTGCGGTGCCGTCGATCGGCAATATGCCGATCGATGCCGACGGCCCGCTGGATCTGTTTCCCGATCTCACAACAGACCCGGAGGACGATTGAAAAAAACCGCGCAAACGTAAGACTTGCGTTCGCGCGGTTTTTTCTGCGTATAATAATTCGAATCGAAAAAATCCCGATATCACCAAACCTCTACTATTTTGGCAATTGCGTATAAATCATTCTCGCTAATAAATCCATCTGACGGACGCAGGATTTTTGGTAGTCCGTCAATTGATTTACATCGCGGGCGCGGGAGGTGTATTCCATCTTTATTCCCTCAATTTCGGAGAGGTGGTATTTGGCGGTGCAGGGGTATGCCATCGTCTCGGTCAGCGACGCTAAAGTTAGAAATGCTTGAACTTTTTCGGCGGTTTCGGACTGCGTCATGTAATTACGGCAGAGCCATGAATAAAGCTGCGGGTGAAAATTGCCCATAATGCCGCTGAATCCTGCCGCTCCGCTGTGCAGGGAATCCAGCAGCGTCAGTGAGTTGGCATTGAAAAGATTAACACCGGTGCCGTCCAGCTGCTTGATGCGTCCGGCAATCGTTTTGGTGTCACAGCAAGTGTCTTTGATAAAAGTGAATCGCCCGGTTTTGATACAGGCATTGAGCATTGCGGGGGTGAGCAGCCGTTTATACGGATAGGGGCACTCATAGACGCCGAGTGCGGTATCTTTGGGCAATTGCTCGGTTAAAGCATTTAAATCGCATACCCATTTCGCGTCGCCGGTGTTGTCGATGTCGAATCGGTTGGAGATCAAAATTACTGCATCGACGCCGGTTTCGGCAATCAACGTCAATTCCTTGACCTGATCATCAAAACTTTCGGAGATATGTCCGGAAGCGACCACCGTCATGGCCTTGCGTGAACCACCGATAGCTGCAAGGGCATCGGCCTTTTCTTTCACGTTTCTTGCCAGCGATACCCGCTCATTGAGCGATAAAAAGAAAATCTCACTCGATTGGCAGGCGGTAAAGATTCCGTCACAACCCTTATGATAGTACCATTCGACCAGCGCATCCACCGCGCCGAAGTCGATGTTGCCATTTTTGTTGTACGGCGTAATCATAGTCGGATACACGCCGTGGTTTGGATTTTTGTTCATTAGTGTTCGTGTTCAGTCGATCTCTGCGCCGCCCCATTCGACGACCGTGAACCCGTTCCTTTCGAATTTTTCAAATGTCTGCGGTGCAATTGTAACCGGCTTTTGAAGCGGTTTAAAGATCATAAATACCCGAAGCGTTGAATTCGGTTTCGGAGTGATCTCGAGTTTCGCATTGTCAGTATAACTCACATGAGCAAACGAAATCAAGTTAAAAGCGTTTTTCTCCATCTGCGGCAGCCAGCAGACGATGAAGTCGTTGTATTCGCTCGGAATCAACCCCATCTCGGAGAGCGCCTTTTTCAAAAACGCAGCCGTGTCCGAGCCCTTGACGCAAAAACCCTTGTCAAAGGTGAAAACCGTATTCAAATTGCCCTCCCAGAACAGGTAATTATATTCCTCGCCGCCGACAATCAACTTTCCGTTCGGATAAGCCGTGACCTTCCAGCCGTCTTTCGGGTATGCCGGATAGGTACAGCCCAATGTACCGTTTAAATCGAGCGTGACCGTCACATCGGTAACTGTTTCAGGGTAGAGGTAAAGTACCGGTTTTTTCGCAGGGGTAGTTTGAACAATTCCATATTGTGCCAAACCGATCTTCCATTTTCTGATATTAGGCACCATCGTAAAATTAAAATAAAAATACAGGTGATCTTTATTTGGAACCGAAGAAAGGTAAATAGAATCCACGTATTCATGATCACTATAATGATCCTTATAAGCAACTTCAAAAGTTGTTATCGAATCATCAACATGAGAATAAATGATTCCGTCTTTTTCTTTATAGGGCTTTCCGCTTTCAAAGAATGAGCTGAAATCTTCATTAACATATTCATCGGTGAAGTATTTTGCAAATTCTGCCTTGAGTTTTTCAACAGTGTTATACTTTTTATCAGTAATTTTATAATATGTCACGCCGTCTATTTCGATTGAATCGTTCGGGTCGCATGTTTCCGCTCCTCCGATTAAAATTATTACCTGAGGGAACACGTTTTCCATGAAGTCATTGAAATCGGCCTGCGTCATGATTTGGTCGATATCTTTCGAAACGGTTGATGGTGAAGAAGATACTTTCGAAACCGTCGATGCTGCCGACGAGGCGACGGATGTCACCGTCAGAGAGGAAGCAGCTTCAAAGTTCGGTGTACTCGAATTTCCCGAAAGATCACTCTCGTTACTCGGGACAGCACAACCGCATACAATGATGGTAATGGCAATGAGAAGCGGAAGTATCTTTTTCAAAGCAATTCCTCCTGATAAATATTAACACAAATTGTTTTCAATCAATCTCCGCGCCGCCCCATTCGACGACCGTGAACCCGTTCCTTTCAAATTTTTCAAAGGTCTGCGGCGCAATCGTGATCGGCTTTTCGAGCGGTCGATATGCCATGGCGACCCGCAAAACCGAATCAGGTTTGGGTGTGATTTCGAGCTTGGCGTTATCGG encodes:
- a CDS encoding ABC transporter permease, which encodes MWKFLVRRLLLSAIILFIVALIIYTILRCLPTSYIESVARELSNKPGSKSYTEVLAQLKEVYKMNGSILEGFFAWIGGSLLKGDFGVSWVYNVPVVDKFKDVIWDSFYLGFASLILELVIAIPLGIIAARKQYSRTDYSVTVFALVGISLPSFFFATLLKLVFAFKLNWLEPVGKVSRFHDQMTGLGQAMDVSAHFLLPVLTLTIVSIGFLMRYTRTNMLEVLNSDYIRTARAKGLSERSVINKHAFRNTLIPIVTIVGGTLPSLFAGAMITEQLFSIPGIGYTSYNAMIKGDLPFSMFYMLFLAALTLLGTLIADILYAVVDPRVRVN
- a CDS encoding ABC transporter substrate-binding protein, which codes for MKLSLKRVLGIALAVVMCLGMIAGCSALPKKATIKTPLVVAYDPFSGKFSPFFSDTAMDTDVVSLTQVSLMTTDRTGGIVYKAIEGEKISYNGTEYTYKGISDLKVTQNADGSTTYQAKIRDDVKFSDGEKLTADDIIFTYYVLCDPTYVGSTTLSSYGIVGLQNYQTQTTDEVYAKYEKMAADIYAAGPTHVWAATDTWSQAQQDGFWALVKSVWTEDVQAIVDYCMANYVSADSGNGVTYGEAMTGKTVDEITATPGLQITFGIAIWGFGEVKDGVLTTLSGKTFDIKNGVYPTIENYYEEAYAKYKGDPVAYFTTEAADESDVLGTASAKFISEYGPKDESMGGQGVPNIAGIKKIDDYTIEVTTTGYEAPAIYSILGISVTPLHYYGDKAQYDYANNKFGFPFGDLSGVQAKTSNPVGAGPYKFVKFEDKVVYFEANPNYYKGCPKLQYIQFKEVGEADKITSIQSGAVDVSNPSGSKTKFQQIRDINGGELNGTVLTTNSVDNLGYGYIGMNADTIKVGTDGSSAASKNLRKGIATLLAVYRDVAINSYYGDAAAVINYPISNTSWAAPQKSDADYAVAFSKDVDGKDIYTSAMDAEARYAAALKATIGFLKAAGYTFNDATGKFTAAPEGAKLTYEALIPGDGIGDHPNFQVLSNAAAALGTIGITLTVSDLADSSILWDRLDAGTQEIWTAAWQATIDPDMYQVYHSSGIVGKGGSDSNHYHINDADLDKSIVDARASADQAFRKATYKACLDIILDWAVEVPSYQRQNIIVFSTERVNIETVTPDITTYWGWMSDIETLEVYEAK
- a CDS encoding ABC transporter ATP-binding protein, whose product is MKKENTYPVGKTINRLIKHLGAVDKPLWGYFILYTFFAGIYPILAVILPKLLIGELITSNPRIIHIIFIVFSFLGAASLFGYLKSVLYGITYPRMTMIRIEYLRDMAVKLMTMDYKYCEDASFNEENGKAFDSTSSNMNGIEGVYHKLFETPAIFLTSISFIVFIGMLDIWILVALLANVGMVYLIGRFGHFFQYNKRSELKHGERRIRYYDTTTHDFSYGKDIRLYNFRSRISKNFETEIRGYTDIWRSIKNREYGLGFFGLLTLLISDVATYGLLIVKMRAGMSIADFSMYLAAMVSLSGLLKTLIDNVTFVINEGQYAHDLFVFLDKDLGEKGGDLPAVKNDALEIEFRDVSFKYPKTDRYIFEHLNLIIRKGERLAVVGINGAGKSTLVKLMLGLFQVTEAEILINGRPLNDYNRLALWSMFSVVFQDINILAFTVKENVACRSDGIDEHRVKAAIDKVGLSDKIGSFAKGLDQMMLKIIEEDGALLSGGESQKLVIARALYKDANMVIMDEPTAALDALAEAEIYEDFSHLVKGKTAVYISHRLASTKFCDKIALFDIDGLCEYGNHAELMQKRGSYYKMFTVQGKYYREGASVNG
- a CDS encoding ABC transporter ATP-binding protein, with product MDEKKRRRGQNLKMLILFFSLAWKISPAYILILIANAVIGGGQVLANVILPKFLVEELVGQMRSRELLIFAGIIICGNLLFAFLNNTVKRLLDVRNIYVRHSLSRAMADKIMNIEYGHLEDPYYLDLKERGVFAINNQSALENLINSAATALKSAVTLIGLMTVMFTLSWVLVLLLCTALATTLLFNRNFKKYQLKFFEQLLPVNRRYGYYVGLTFDDKIQKDARLYNMAPMITDRITYYNADINNWFTKFNRRYGRFSGLVGIIGDLQAALAYGYVGIRVITDKLGSRIGLGSFTMYVSSAISFSTTFTQLGNSVITINQMLGYLDPFFEFMRIPDQRETGGHVVFEDGIKSIEFINVTFTYPKCEKPVLKNISFKIEGGEKISIVGLNGAGKTTLIKLLCRLYKPDSGMIKINGMNIFEYDHESYLARIAAVFQDYRLFAFGIDENITCKPSGTDDISIDNLLTQVGLKDKIESLPNGIKTTLGKAYSPDGVELSGGESQKVAIARALYKNASFIILDEPTSALDPLAEADIYANFNKLVGDKTAFYISHRMSSSVFCDRILILQDGMVADFDTHTALMAKKDSLYFKLFNSQAENYKE
- a CDS encoding dihydrodipicolinate synthase family protein, producing the protein MNKNPNHGVYPTMITPYNKNGNIDFGAVDALVEWYYHKGCDGIFTACQSSEIFFLSLNERVSLARNVKEKADALAAIGGSRKAMTVVASGHISESFDDQVKELTLIAETGVDAVILISNRFDIDNTGDAKWVCDLNALTEQLPKDTALGVYECPYPYKRLLTPAMLNACIKTGRFTFIKDTCCDTKTIAGRIKQLDGTGVNLFNANSLTLLDSLHSGAAGFSGIMGNFHPQLYSWLCRNYMTQSETAEKVQAFLTLASLTETMAYPCTAKYHLSEIEGIKMEYTSRARDVNQLTDYQKSCVRQMDLLARMIYTQLPK